In Nicotiana tabacum cultivar K326 chromosome 10, ASM71507v2, whole genome shotgun sequence, the DNA window atggaatctaaactcatcaagctcattaagttgttcaacccgcaaatttgccgcaacatcccattctaagttcaacttcctcaaagcccatatagacttgtgctctaattccaccggaagattacaagatttcccaaacaccaaccgatacggtgACATACCAAACGGAGTTTTGTAAGCTATCCGATAAGCCCAAAGTGCGTCATCCAACttttttgaccaatcggtcctattagcattgatagttttagacaagatactcttaatttctctgttggagactttcacttggccactagcttgaggatgatagggggtcgaaaccttatgattgacactgtacttagaaagcaacgtgtcaaaagccttgttgcaaaagtgagaccccccatcactaatgattgcacgaggagtgccaaaccttgtgaagagactctttttcaaaaatgccacaacaatccgagcttcattgttgggcaaagccacgtcttcaacccatttggagacatagtccaccgccacgagaatgtaagtgttcccacaagagctcacaaaaggacccatgaagtcgatgccccaaacataaaaaatatccacttcgagaattgtattgaggggcatctTATCCTTTTTAGAAATTTCGccggctctttggcactcatcacatctcttcaccaagtcgcccgcatctttgaacaaggtgggccaataatatccgcaactaagcactttagaagccgttctcgccccgccatgatggccaccatagggtggagaatggcaagcctctaggatactcaattgttcttcctccgggacacatctacgaatcacaccatctgtgcaaatcttgaacaagtatgtctcatcccaatagaaatccaaactatcccacttgagcttcttcttttggttaaaagagagctcacacgggattattccggtcacaaggtaattggcaacatcggcaaaccatggcatatccttcattgacaccacaaggagttgttcgtcgggaaatgaatcattgatctcaaggccgtcacaaggcctcccctcctcctccaaatgggacaagtggtccgccacttgattctcactacccttccggtcaacaatttctagatcaaactcttgaaaaaGTAACACTCATCTCATCAATCtctccttggagtctttcttggtcatcaaatacctaagggcggcgtgatcggtttgcactataactttggcccccataaggtaaggtcgaaacttttccatagaAAACACAATAACCAACaattctttctcggtgactgtatagtttctttgagcctcattcatggttttgcttgcgtagtacaccagatgaaacatcatgttgattctttggcccaaaacagccccaaccgcaatgtcactagcatcacacatgagctcgaaaggcaagctccaatttggtgcggtaatgataggggtagaagtcaacttgagcttgagaagctcgaatgcttgcatacaactctcatcgaacaagaattttgcatctttctctagcaacttgcacaacggatgtaccactttagaaaaatcttttatgaacctccggtagaaacccgcatgcccaaggaaactcctcacttctttgacagaagtagggggagggagactcgaaataacctcaatcttggccttatcaacttcaattcctcgcttcgagatcttgtgacccaacattataccctcttcaaccatgaaatgtcatttttcccaattgagaacaaggttggtgtcttcacatcgggccaacactctatccaagtttaccaaccactcctcaaaagaatccccaaccacgctgaaatcatccaggaagacctccaagatatcctccaccatgtcggtgaaaatagccatcatgcaacgttggaaggtcgctggagcattacacaatccaaatggcatactagagaaagcgaatgtgccataaggacatgtaaaggtggtcttctcttggtcctccgggacaattagaatttgattgtaccccgagtaaccatccagaaaacaatagaaagcccaGCCCGCAAGACAATCAatcatttggtcaaggaatggcaatggaaaatgatcttttctagtcaccttgttcagctttcggtaatccatacaaactctccacctGGTGCCCGTTCTAGTGGGAatgagctcattgttgtcattggtcaccacggtcataccacccttcttcggcacacattgcccAGGAGAAGTtcacgaactgtcagaaataggataaatcACCCcaacatctaaccacttgataacctctttcttcactaCCTCTTGTAtcgcctcatttagtcttctttgatgctccaaggaaggctttgcatcctccttcaagataattttgtgcatgcaaaatgcggggcttattccccaaaTATCAACTAGAGTCCATCTGattgcccttttccgcttttgaagaaccgccaaggtggcctcaacctgcatgttagtaagtcaagaagaaagaatagcatgtaaagtagaatttgaacccaagaattcatacctgaggtgtggaggaagtgacttcaactccaacatcggtggctcctcaatcgatggctttgttggtggagttttgcggttttcaagatccaaagataacctcctaggctcatatgaatatgaacccatactatgcaatgcattcacgcactccattctactagcatcatcattgacatccatattaagaagcacggcctcaaggggatcttcaacatggatcatggaacttgtgtcatccactatcacagctgtgacgatgtccacaaatgaacacacctccgtgctattgggttgtctcattgatttgcaaacatggaataccaccttctcatcccccACTCGGAAAGTCAACTCATCCGTTTCAACATCAACCAGTGCCTTCCCTGTAGCTAagaaaggtctaccaagaataatcggcacttcaaattccacctcacaatccaatatgacaaaagtcggccggcaatataaacttatccacccggacaagtacatcatcgattatgcccaaaggtcgcttcatcgattgattcgccatttgaagtctcattgaggtaggtcgaggttgtccaattcccaaagtcttgaagaccgagtacgacatcaaatttatgctagcccccaagtcacaaagggatagtaaaagctccggggtcctcaagcttgggtgacattgaatgcactatgacactcacttgatgagtcattttaattgtttcacactccatcgacctcttatttgttaccaaatctttcatgaactgtaccccggcatttgctcaagtgcctccaccaaaggcacattgattgtgaggctcttcatcgtgtcaatgaactttttgaattgattgtcactcttttgctttgctaaccgttgaggatagggtggaggtggccttggcaaaggtgcCTTGCCCTTTTGtacaaccggctcgggcatgtcaatcatgtgttccctagacgggttcacgacatcttaagtctctacctcggcttcatttttaatatcaatccgcacatcattgttcacattttgattaaccacatcttcaacaatcaaaggtacatcatcatcccgcaactCAGCATCTTCTTCCAtaactttcttttgctttgaggcattcacatcaccatctctcccacttcttgttgtaaccgccatcatacattattattcccacccttcgggttcactaccatatcacttggtagcacacccttgggacgagtattcaacGTTTGAGAGATTTgacctaattgcacctccaagttccggatagatgtattatgagaagctaattgggcatcggaatcttggttctttttcatcatttgctcgaacatgctttcaattctccctatatcactgtcacacctcctttttcactacacccccggggaagggtgtataagggaatttttccaattaaaggacaatcgaaacgggattcatttattattaaaaattcagagtcgccacttgggataatttatggtgtcccaagtcaccggttcaaatcccggattgaggaaaagattgactctgtttacagtccgcgaacacagaaattcgggtaaggaattctgttaacccgagagaaagtgttaggcattcccgagttccgtggttctagcacggtcgctcaactgttataattggcatattatttgattttagtacatgtttaaacttatgtgcaaattttaacttaaaccatttttattcattttttaaagaaaattgcaacgttattaaagaAAGttctgaaccacgtcacataaatgcacccatgattttgacatattttaacatcgttgagatttggattcatGAGCTTCAACCATATGACAACAAACTTAAATATACTCCAAAAGAACAATCGGCACATGCTGTACATTTGTTTAAGTTAAAGCAAAAACTAAAGCTAAAGTTAAAGTtaaagcaaaagcaaaagcaaaaaggTATTATTATTTTAGTCGCTTTTAATATTTCGGGAAaaattcaaagttatttaaaacacgtcgtaagccacgctacataaatgcacccgcgatccacaatatattttatctaacgttgttgagatttggatttgggtcacataaatgcgcacccgagtttaggaaggtaattttaactTACGCATCTAAAGCAACTACacgtttttaactttgcgagggccatagaaaatttgctaaatgacacg includes these proteins:
- the LOC142164638 gene encoding uncharacterized protein LOC142164638; protein product: MMYLSGWISLYCRPTFVILDCEVEFEVPIILGRPFLATGKALVDVETDELTFRVGDEKVVFHVCKSMRQPNSTEVCSFVDIVTAVIVDDTSSMIHVEDPLEAVLLNMDVNDDASRMECVNALHSMGSYSYEPRRLSLDLENRKTPPTKPSIEEPPMLELKSLPPHLRLRPPWRFFKSGKGQSDGL